From a region of the Cygnus atratus isolate AKBS03 ecotype Queensland, Australia chromosome 3, CAtr_DNAZoo_HiC_assembly, whole genome shotgun sequence genome:
- the CEP68 gene encoding centrosomal protein of 68 kDa isoform X1: MGKSRGIAFRRDPVTPSGLAPVERAQAAAAPLRSSVPMALDVGKSLSEASLSQKAKCYGRWDYTDIHTDCPELADSVHWLLEAEEAKPSLKGMESLGKSGHGCLVAGITQRGSSYCREASSAPTSRFPRVPSAPTSRAARGGDSHPHLSHHFLSSEEQQTKMVGCLEPVSSAPNAQSSTEVSSIADVSHDISTSQYSQRPPSPFSSTLESLPQPTPLSPSRSRSRSSFSTLSLEENSASEQREVKQSPGSPAGLDVPPAATAAWDLRRRPGVTEGKAPRAHELLAPPLDDHITVGRVRKMSSYQADYWACAIPDSLPPSPDRQSPHWNPNKEYEDLLDYTYPLRPRYKFGKAPEPFFHDSGIDLDSFSLSPEGTLTSTSVYGQGWQAQGSRENPHQGFGASVRRYSTPVSRKPGCVRAISYCEPSATAKASVTKSASSNGTAGPSRGFPKDLRMEIAGLSSFDRPDVDGRSWCHLKGSPSSSYKGQAKSTSRFLPTTQVLPLRKEWDGDEEFLSLPPRLRELERLSQILSELSLTERTSRQDHQTPPPYGDSKSERSPFRAACSRHQRESTEGFVGLCQPYSSQKPSWENTGSCSQVDRDALSRLHLPADVRGALDGMCPSELGAKRHPKEKGQQGESLAQCIKMFCCQLEELICWLYDVADLTDSWIPPTPDAVSVKAALCRYLEFRKDVADHQSLTESVLQQGEALLECMASNSPALKETLGLIAKQSEELESHAERLYKSVLAAVDPVQGEDREQDDSTRQAAAQWVLPPSDLGFVGCSQDG; this comes from the exons ATGGGAAAAAGTCGAGGGATCGCTTTCCGAAGAGATCCCGTTACTCCTTCTGGACTTGCCCCTGTTGAG AGAGCCCAGGCCGCAGCAGCACCTCTCAGGAGTTCTGTGCCGATGGCCTTGGATGTGGGAAAATCCCTCTCTGAAGCCTCGCTGAGCCAGAAGGCCAAGTGCTATGGAAGGTGGGACTACACAGACATACACACGGACTGCCCAGAGCTGGCTGACAGCGTGCACTGGCTCTTAGAGGCAGAGGAAGCCAAACCCTCCCTGAAAGGGATGGAGAGCCTGGGAAAGAGTGGACACGGTTGCTTGGTCGCTGGTATCACCCAGAGAGGCTCGAGCTACTGCAGAGAAGCGTCTTCAGCCCCCACGTCCAGATTTCCCAGGGTCCCTTCGGCACCCACATCCAGAGCCGCTCGTGGCGGTGATTCCCATCCTCACCTCAGCCACCATTTCCTCTCCTCGGAAGAGCAGCAG ACGAAAATGGTGGGCTGCTTGGAGCCCGTGTCCAGCGCTCCCAACGCGCAGAGCTCCACAGAGGTGAGCAGCATTGCGGACGTCTCTCACGACATCTCTACCAGCCAGTACAGCCAAAGACCCCCgtcccccttctcctccacccTGGAGTCCTTGCCTCAGCCGACTCCCCTCAGCCCTTCGCGGAGCCGCTCCAGATCGAGCTTCTCTACCCTCTCTTTAGAAGAAAACAGCGCCTCCGAGCAGCGGGAGGTGAAGCAATCCCCGGGCTCGCCAGCTGGTTTGGACgtgcctcctgcagccaccgCCGCCTGGGACCTGCGGCGTCGGCCAGGCGTGACGGAAGGGAAGGCACCGCGGGCACATGAGTTGCTTGCTCCTCCGCTGGATGACCACATAACTGTGGGGCGTGTGAGGAAGATGTCATCCTACCAGGCTGATTACTGGGCGTGCGCCATTCCGGACTCCTTGCCCCCTTCCCCAGACCGTCAGTCACCCCACTGGAACCCCAACAAGGAGTATGAGGACTTACTGGATTACACCTATCCGCTGAGGCCGAGGTACAAGTTTGGAAAGGCGCCAGAGCCTTTCTTCCACGATTCAGGAATAGATTTGGacagcttttccctttctcccgAGGGCACTCTGACATCCACCAGCGTCTACGGTCAAGGTTGGCAGGCtcagggaagcagagaaaatcCACATCAGGGGTTTggggcctctgtgaggagataCTCAACCCCGGTGTCTAGAAAACCAGGCTGTGTGAGAGCTATCTCATACTGTGAACCTTCAGCCACTGCAAAAGCATCTGTTACAAAGAGTGCTTCCTCTAATGGCACAGCGGGTCCTTCCAGAGGTTTTCCTAAGGACTTAAGGATGGAGATAGCGGGGCTGAGTTCATTTGATCGCCCTGATGTGGATGGGAGAAGCTGGTGCCATTTGAAAGGGAGCCCCTCTTCAAGTTACAAAGGACAGGCAAAAAGCACTAGCAGGTTTTTACCGACAACACAAGTGCTCCCCCTGAGGAAAGAGTGGGATGGtgatgaagaatttctttccctgcctcctcGGCTCAGGGAGCTGGAGAGGTTGTCTCAGATCTTGTCCGAACTTTCCTTAACTGAAAGGACATCCAGGCAAGACCACCAAACCCCTCCACCTTACGGCGACAGCAAGTCCGAGCGGTCTCCTTTCAGAGCAGCATGCAGCAGACACCAAAGAGAGAGCACCGAAGGTTTTGTTGGGCTGTGTCAACCCTACAGCTCCCAAAAGCCCAGCTGGGAAAACACTGGATCGTGTAGCCAGGTCGATAGGGATGCTCTGAGCAGGCTTCACCTACCTGCAGATGTCAGGGGCGCGTTGGACGGGATGTGCCCCAGTGAGCTGGGTGCTAAGCGGCATCCTAAAGAGAAGGGCCAGCAGGGCGAGTCCCTGGCCCAGTGCATTAAG ATGTTTTGCTGCCAGCTGGAAGAGCTCATTTGCTGGCTGTATGATGTAGCAGACCTCACGGACAGCTGGATACCGCCGACGCCGGACGCTGTGAGCGTGAAGGCAGCGCTGTGCCGTTACTTG GAGTTCAGGAAGGACGTGGCTGACCACCAGAGTCTGACAGAGAgcgtgctgcagcagggagaagctCTCCTCGAGTGCATGGCATCGAATTCACCAG ctttgAAAGAAACGCTGGGCTTGATTGCGAAGCAGTCAGAAGAGCTGGAGAGCCACGCGGAGCGCTTGTACAAGTCGGTTCTGGCTGCTGTGGATCCTGTGCAGGGGGAGGACAGGGAGCAGGATGACAGCACGCgacaggcagcagctcagtgG GTGCTGCCTCCATCAGACCTGGGCTTTGTTGGCTGCTCTCAGGATGGCTGA
- the CEP68 gene encoding centrosomal protein of 68 kDa isoform X2, whose translation MEGRAQAAAAPLRSSVPMALDVGKSLSEASLSQKAKCYGRWDYTDIHTDCPELADSVHWLLEAEEAKPSLKGMESLGKSGHGCLVAGITQRGSSYCREASSAPTSRFPRVPSAPTSRAARGGDSHPHLSHHFLSSEEQQTKMVGCLEPVSSAPNAQSSTEVSSIADVSHDISTSQYSQRPPSPFSSTLESLPQPTPLSPSRSRSRSSFSTLSLEENSASEQREVKQSPGSPAGLDVPPAATAAWDLRRRPGVTEGKAPRAHELLAPPLDDHITVGRVRKMSSYQADYWACAIPDSLPPSPDRQSPHWNPNKEYEDLLDYTYPLRPRYKFGKAPEPFFHDSGIDLDSFSLSPEGTLTSTSVYGQGWQAQGSRENPHQGFGASVRRYSTPVSRKPGCVRAISYCEPSATAKASVTKSASSNGTAGPSRGFPKDLRMEIAGLSSFDRPDVDGRSWCHLKGSPSSSYKGQAKSTSRFLPTTQVLPLRKEWDGDEEFLSLPPRLRELERLSQILSELSLTERTSRQDHQTPPPYGDSKSERSPFRAACSRHQRESTEGFVGLCQPYSSQKPSWENTGSCSQVDRDALSRLHLPADVRGALDGMCPSELGAKRHPKEKGQQGESLAQCIKMFCCQLEELICWLYDVADLTDSWIPPTPDAVSVKAALCRYLEFRKDVADHQSLTESVLQQGEALLECMASNSPALKETLGLIAKQSEELESHAERLYKSVLAAVDPVQGEDREQDDSTRQAAAQWVLPPSDLGFVGCSQDG comes from the exons ATGGAGGGT AGAGCCCAGGCCGCAGCAGCACCTCTCAGGAGTTCTGTGCCGATGGCCTTGGATGTGGGAAAATCCCTCTCTGAAGCCTCGCTGAGCCAGAAGGCCAAGTGCTATGGAAGGTGGGACTACACAGACATACACACGGACTGCCCAGAGCTGGCTGACAGCGTGCACTGGCTCTTAGAGGCAGAGGAAGCCAAACCCTCCCTGAAAGGGATGGAGAGCCTGGGAAAGAGTGGACACGGTTGCTTGGTCGCTGGTATCACCCAGAGAGGCTCGAGCTACTGCAGAGAAGCGTCTTCAGCCCCCACGTCCAGATTTCCCAGGGTCCCTTCGGCACCCACATCCAGAGCCGCTCGTGGCGGTGATTCCCATCCTCACCTCAGCCACCATTTCCTCTCCTCGGAAGAGCAGCAG ACGAAAATGGTGGGCTGCTTGGAGCCCGTGTCCAGCGCTCCCAACGCGCAGAGCTCCACAGAGGTGAGCAGCATTGCGGACGTCTCTCACGACATCTCTACCAGCCAGTACAGCCAAAGACCCCCgtcccccttctcctccacccTGGAGTCCTTGCCTCAGCCGACTCCCCTCAGCCCTTCGCGGAGCCGCTCCAGATCGAGCTTCTCTACCCTCTCTTTAGAAGAAAACAGCGCCTCCGAGCAGCGGGAGGTGAAGCAATCCCCGGGCTCGCCAGCTGGTTTGGACgtgcctcctgcagccaccgCCGCCTGGGACCTGCGGCGTCGGCCAGGCGTGACGGAAGGGAAGGCACCGCGGGCACATGAGTTGCTTGCTCCTCCGCTGGATGACCACATAACTGTGGGGCGTGTGAGGAAGATGTCATCCTACCAGGCTGATTACTGGGCGTGCGCCATTCCGGACTCCTTGCCCCCTTCCCCAGACCGTCAGTCACCCCACTGGAACCCCAACAAGGAGTATGAGGACTTACTGGATTACACCTATCCGCTGAGGCCGAGGTACAAGTTTGGAAAGGCGCCAGAGCCTTTCTTCCACGATTCAGGAATAGATTTGGacagcttttccctttctcccgAGGGCACTCTGACATCCACCAGCGTCTACGGTCAAGGTTGGCAGGCtcagggaagcagagaaaatcCACATCAGGGGTTTggggcctctgtgaggagataCTCAACCCCGGTGTCTAGAAAACCAGGCTGTGTGAGAGCTATCTCATACTGTGAACCTTCAGCCACTGCAAAAGCATCTGTTACAAAGAGTGCTTCCTCTAATGGCACAGCGGGTCCTTCCAGAGGTTTTCCTAAGGACTTAAGGATGGAGATAGCGGGGCTGAGTTCATTTGATCGCCCTGATGTGGATGGGAGAAGCTGGTGCCATTTGAAAGGGAGCCCCTCTTCAAGTTACAAAGGACAGGCAAAAAGCACTAGCAGGTTTTTACCGACAACACAAGTGCTCCCCCTGAGGAAAGAGTGGGATGGtgatgaagaatttctttccctgcctcctcGGCTCAGGGAGCTGGAGAGGTTGTCTCAGATCTTGTCCGAACTTTCCTTAACTGAAAGGACATCCAGGCAAGACCACCAAACCCCTCCACCTTACGGCGACAGCAAGTCCGAGCGGTCTCCTTTCAGAGCAGCATGCAGCAGACACCAAAGAGAGAGCACCGAAGGTTTTGTTGGGCTGTGTCAACCCTACAGCTCCCAAAAGCCCAGCTGGGAAAACACTGGATCGTGTAGCCAGGTCGATAGGGATGCTCTGAGCAGGCTTCACCTACCTGCAGATGTCAGGGGCGCGTTGGACGGGATGTGCCCCAGTGAGCTGGGTGCTAAGCGGCATCCTAAAGAGAAGGGCCAGCAGGGCGAGTCCCTGGCCCAGTGCATTAAG ATGTTTTGCTGCCAGCTGGAAGAGCTCATTTGCTGGCTGTATGATGTAGCAGACCTCACGGACAGCTGGATACCGCCGACGCCGGACGCTGTGAGCGTGAAGGCAGCGCTGTGCCGTTACTTG GAGTTCAGGAAGGACGTGGCTGACCACCAGAGTCTGACAGAGAgcgtgctgcagcagggagaagctCTCCTCGAGTGCATGGCATCGAATTCACCAG ctttgAAAGAAACGCTGGGCTTGATTGCGAAGCAGTCAGAAGAGCTGGAGAGCCACGCGGAGCGCTTGTACAAGTCGGTTCTGGCTGCTGTGGATCCTGTGCAGGGGGAGGACAGGGAGCAGGATGACAGCACGCgacaggcagcagctcagtgG GTGCTGCCTCCATCAGACCTGGGCTTTGTTGGCTGCTCTCAGGATGGCTGA
- the CEP68 gene encoding centrosomal protein of 68 kDa isoform X3, with amino-acid sequence MALDVGKSLSEASLSQKAKCYGRWDYTDIHTDCPELADSVHWLLEAEEAKPSLKGMESLGKSGHGCLVAGITQRGSSYCREASSAPTSRFPRVPSAPTSRAARGGDSHPHLSHHFLSSEEQQTKMVGCLEPVSSAPNAQSSTEVSSIADVSHDISTSQYSQRPPSPFSSTLESLPQPTPLSPSRSRSRSSFSTLSLEENSASEQREVKQSPGSPAGLDVPPAATAAWDLRRRPGVTEGKAPRAHELLAPPLDDHITVGRVRKMSSYQADYWACAIPDSLPPSPDRQSPHWNPNKEYEDLLDYTYPLRPRYKFGKAPEPFFHDSGIDLDSFSLSPEGTLTSTSVYGQGWQAQGSRENPHQGFGASVRRYSTPVSRKPGCVRAISYCEPSATAKASVTKSASSNGTAGPSRGFPKDLRMEIAGLSSFDRPDVDGRSWCHLKGSPSSSYKGQAKSTSRFLPTTQVLPLRKEWDGDEEFLSLPPRLRELERLSQILSELSLTERTSRQDHQTPPPYGDSKSERSPFRAACSRHQRESTEGFVGLCQPYSSQKPSWENTGSCSQVDRDALSRLHLPADVRGALDGMCPSELGAKRHPKEKGQQGESLAQCIKMFCCQLEELICWLYDVADLTDSWIPPTPDAVSVKAALCRYLEFRKDVADHQSLTESVLQQGEALLECMASNSPALKETLGLIAKQSEELESHAERLYKSVLAAVDPVQGEDREQDDSTRQAAAQWVLPPSDLGFVGCSQDG; translated from the exons ATGGCCTTGGATGTGGGAAAATCCCTCTCTGAAGCCTCGCTGAGCCAGAAGGCCAAGTGCTATGGAAGGTGGGACTACACAGACATACACACGGACTGCCCAGAGCTGGCTGACAGCGTGCACTGGCTCTTAGAGGCAGAGGAAGCCAAACCCTCCCTGAAAGGGATGGAGAGCCTGGGAAAGAGTGGACACGGTTGCTTGGTCGCTGGTATCACCCAGAGAGGCTCGAGCTACTGCAGAGAAGCGTCTTCAGCCCCCACGTCCAGATTTCCCAGGGTCCCTTCGGCACCCACATCCAGAGCCGCTCGTGGCGGTGATTCCCATCCTCACCTCAGCCACCATTTCCTCTCCTCGGAAGAGCAGCAG ACGAAAATGGTGGGCTGCTTGGAGCCCGTGTCCAGCGCTCCCAACGCGCAGAGCTCCACAGAGGTGAGCAGCATTGCGGACGTCTCTCACGACATCTCTACCAGCCAGTACAGCCAAAGACCCCCgtcccccttctcctccacccTGGAGTCCTTGCCTCAGCCGACTCCCCTCAGCCCTTCGCGGAGCCGCTCCAGATCGAGCTTCTCTACCCTCTCTTTAGAAGAAAACAGCGCCTCCGAGCAGCGGGAGGTGAAGCAATCCCCGGGCTCGCCAGCTGGTTTGGACgtgcctcctgcagccaccgCCGCCTGGGACCTGCGGCGTCGGCCAGGCGTGACGGAAGGGAAGGCACCGCGGGCACATGAGTTGCTTGCTCCTCCGCTGGATGACCACATAACTGTGGGGCGTGTGAGGAAGATGTCATCCTACCAGGCTGATTACTGGGCGTGCGCCATTCCGGACTCCTTGCCCCCTTCCCCAGACCGTCAGTCACCCCACTGGAACCCCAACAAGGAGTATGAGGACTTACTGGATTACACCTATCCGCTGAGGCCGAGGTACAAGTTTGGAAAGGCGCCAGAGCCTTTCTTCCACGATTCAGGAATAGATTTGGacagcttttccctttctcccgAGGGCACTCTGACATCCACCAGCGTCTACGGTCAAGGTTGGCAGGCtcagggaagcagagaaaatcCACATCAGGGGTTTggggcctctgtgaggagataCTCAACCCCGGTGTCTAGAAAACCAGGCTGTGTGAGAGCTATCTCATACTGTGAACCTTCAGCCACTGCAAAAGCATCTGTTACAAAGAGTGCTTCCTCTAATGGCACAGCGGGTCCTTCCAGAGGTTTTCCTAAGGACTTAAGGATGGAGATAGCGGGGCTGAGTTCATTTGATCGCCCTGATGTGGATGGGAGAAGCTGGTGCCATTTGAAAGGGAGCCCCTCTTCAAGTTACAAAGGACAGGCAAAAAGCACTAGCAGGTTTTTACCGACAACACAAGTGCTCCCCCTGAGGAAAGAGTGGGATGGtgatgaagaatttctttccctgcctcctcGGCTCAGGGAGCTGGAGAGGTTGTCTCAGATCTTGTCCGAACTTTCCTTAACTGAAAGGACATCCAGGCAAGACCACCAAACCCCTCCACCTTACGGCGACAGCAAGTCCGAGCGGTCTCCTTTCAGAGCAGCATGCAGCAGACACCAAAGAGAGAGCACCGAAGGTTTTGTTGGGCTGTGTCAACCCTACAGCTCCCAAAAGCCCAGCTGGGAAAACACTGGATCGTGTAGCCAGGTCGATAGGGATGCTCTGAGCAGGCTTCACCTACCTGCAGATGTCAGGGGCGCGTTGGACGGGATGTGCCCCAGTGAGCTGGGTGCTAAGCGGCATCCTAAAGAGAAGGGCCAGCAGGGCGAGTCCCTGGCCCAGTGCATTAAG ATGTTTTGCTGCCAGCTGGAAGAGCTCATTTGCTGGCTGTATGATGTAGCAGACCTCACGGACAGCTGGATACCGCCGACGCCGGACGCTGTGAGCGTGAAGGCAGCGCTGTGCCGTTACTTG GAGTTCAGGAAGGACGTGGCTGACCACCAGAGTCTGACAGAGAgcgtgctgcagcagggagaagctCTCCTCGAGTGCATGGCATCGAATTCACCAG ctttgAAAGAAACGCTGGGCTTGATTGCGAAGCAGTCAGAAGAGCTGGAGAGCCACGCGGAGCGCTTGTACAAGTCGGTTCTGGCTGCTGTGGATCCTGTGCAGGGGGAGGACAGGGAGCAGGATGACAGCACGCgacaggcagcagctcagtgG GTGCTGCCTCCATCAGACCTGGGCTTTGTTGGCTGCTCTCAGGATGGCTGA
- the RAB1A gene encoding ras-related protein Rab-1A, which produces MSSMNPEYDYLFKLLLIGDSGVGKSCLLLRFADDTYTESYISTIGVDFKIRTIELDGKTIKLQIWDTAGQERFRTITSSYYRGAHGIIVVYDVTDQESFNNVKQWLQEIDRYASENVNKLLVGNKCDLTTKKVVDYTTAKEFADSLGIPFLETSAKNATNVEQSFMTMAAEIKKRMGPGATAGGAEKSNVKIQSTPVKQSSGGCC; this is translated from the exons ATGTCCAGCATGAACCCCGAGTA tgaCTATTTATTCAAGCTACTTCTGATTGGAGACTCCGGTGTTGGGAAATCTTGCCTTCTACTTAGGTTTGCA GATGACACGTACACAGAAAGTTACATCAGCACAATTGGTGTGGACTTCAAAATCAGAACTATAGAACTAGATGGGAAAACAATCAAACTTCAGATA TGGGACACAGCGGGACAGGAGAGGTTTCGAACTATCACTTCCAGTTACTATAGAGGCGCTCATGGCATCATAGTTGTGTATGATGTTACGGATCAG GAGTCTTTCAATAATGTAAAACAGTGGCTGCAGGAGATAGACCGCTATGCCAGTGAAAACGTCAACAAGTTGTTGGTGGGGAACAAATGTGATCTGACCACAAAGAAAGTAGTAGACTATACAACAGCAAAG GAATTTGCAGATTCTCTTGGAATTCCGTTTTTGGAAACCAGTGCAAAGAACGCCACAAATGTAGAACAGTCTTTCATGACCATGGCTGCTGAGATTAAAAAACGAATGGGTCCTGGAGCAACAGCTGGTGGTGCGGAGAAGTCCAATGTTAAAATTCAGAGCACTCCAGTCAAGCAGTCTAGTGGAGGTTGCTGCTAA